The Polaribacter tangerinus genome has a segment encoding these proteins:
- a CDS encoding Ig-like domain-containing protein, whose protein sequence is MMKKLLFIFFVIAAVLQSFNAQTIVGWEFTNDDEGWNKSPTRCTTAWNSAGYLDVTTENKADPFFFNTTDVAFATTNVNFLELNIKNGTANGGGSILLLRTNDTNVNIPFSMTPNSTEFETIVIDLSKVANFSNNLQIDKVRIDPNNGGAIGVISFDYIRFLENPTNTILATSLTLDGPSTIDTNQTPKYTATIIPNNTTFNDIEFSVDNTDIARINPTGVLVPKTTGTVTISATAKDGSNVSVSKQVTITQGSNTILSWDFNSDDEGWNRAQTRCSTAWNIAGYLDVTTTGASDPFFYRNPKVEFNSKNFKFIELSVKNSTAETEGSILLFTGAGNVNVPVPMTANSSTFETVVIDLGTTNLSENSIVTDVRLDPNLTGATGTVSYDYIKFLENPTTTIPSTSLSIDGPSTITTNQIAQFTTTITPNNATYKSVNYTVNDTSIATITSSGLLIPKSVGTVTVTATTKDGSNSSDNKQIEITQGPNDIIGWEFNSDDEGWNKNPVRCSTAWNNAGYLEVTTIGENDPNVRNTNQQPFSAAGANFLTIRVKNETASDNGQLVFFRPNNAAPRSVVFNMTPNSTEFETIVINLPTKVANWSVTDNFIDVRLDANADGSAGLVSFDYIRITNQDNTASVASQKMLDATFAYPNPVNQGGDLFINLEKFTKDDKIKLLVNDITGKIVYQKEVVGGESETISTEKLKTGIYLITIKNNKNLKTYKIIVN, encoded by the coding sequence ATGATGAAAAAATTACTTTTTATATTTTTTGTAATAGCAGCAGTTTTACAAAGTTTTAATGCACAAACTATTGTAGGTTGGGAGTTTACAAATGACGACGAGGGTTGGAATAAATCTCCAACAAGATGTACTACTGCATGGAATAGCGCTGGATATTTAGATGTTACTACAGAGAATAAAGCAGACCCTTTCTTTTTCAATACTACAGATGTCGCCTTTGCTACAACTAATGTGAATTTTTTAGAATTAAATATAAAAAACGGAACTGCGAATGGAGGTGGAAGTATACTTTTATTGAGAACGAATGATACAAACGTTAACATACCGTTTTCTATGACTCCAAATAGCACTGAGTTTGAAACCATAGTGATAGATTTATCTAAAGTTGCCAATTTCTCAAACAACCTACAGATAGATAAAGTTAGAATAGACCCAAATAATGGTGGTGCAATTGGAGTTATTTCTTTTGATTACATAAGATTCTTAGAAAACCCTACAAATACCATTTTAGCAACTTCTTTAACACTTGATGGTCCGAGTACCATAGACACAAACCAAACACCTAAGTATACAGCAACAATTATACCTAACAATACGACATTTAATGATATAGAATTTTCTGTAGACAATACAGATATTGCAAGAATTAATCCTACTGGAGTTTTAGTGCCAAAAACTACAGGTACTGTAACTATATCAGCTACAGCTAAAGATGGTTCTAATGTTAGTGTCTCCAAACAAGTAACAATTACTCAGGGGTCAAATACTATTTTAAGTTGGGACTTTAATAGCGATGATGAGGGTTGGAATCGTGCACAAACAAGATGTTCTACAGCGTGGAATATTGCTGGATATTTAGATGTTACTACTACTGGTGCTAGCGATCCTTTCTTCTATAGAAACCCCAAAGTTGAATTTAATTCTAAAAATTTCAAATTTATAGAATTGAGTGTGAAAAATAGCACTGCAGAAACCGAAGGAAGTATTCTTTTATTTACTGGTGCTGGTAATGTTAATGTTCCTGTACCTATGACGGCTAATAGCTCAACTTTCGAAACAGTAGTCATTGATTTAGGAACAACTAATTTATCGGAAAACTCGATTGTTACAGATGTAAGATTAGATCCTAATTTAACTGGTGCCACAGGAACTGTGTCATATGACTACATTAAATTTTTAGAAAATCCAACTACTACAATACCATCAACGTCATTATCAATTGATGGTCCTAGTACAATTACTACAAACCAAATTGCTCAGTTTACTACAACAATTACACCTAATAACGCAACATACAAATCTGTAAATTATACCGTAAATGACACAAGTATTGCGACAATAACTTCTTCTGGGCTTTTAATACCAAAATCAGTTGGGACTGTTACAGTTACAGCAACAACTAAAGATGGTTCTAATAGCAGCGACAACAAACAAATAGAAATAACTCAAGGGCCAAATGATATTATTGGTTGGGAGTTCAATTCTGACGACGAAGGTTGGAATAAAAATCCGGTAAGATGTTCAACAGCATGGAACAATGCTGGGTATTTAGAAGTTACTACTATAGGAGAAAATGATCCAAATGTTAGAAATACTAATCAACAACCTTTTAGTGCAGCTGGCGCTAATTTTTTAACTATTAGAGTAAAAAATGAAACCGCAAGTGATAATGGCCAGCTTGTGTTTTTTAGACCAAACAATGCAGCTCCCAGGTCAGTAGTGTTTAATATGACACCAAATAGCACAGAATTTGAAACTATAGTTATTAATTTACCAACCAAGGTAGCTAATTGGTCCGTTACTGATAATTTTATTGACGTCAGGCTTGACGCTAATGCTGATGGTTCTGCTGGATTAGTTTCTTTTGATTACATCAGAATTACAAACCAAGATAATACAGCCTCAGTAGCCTCACAAAAAATGCTAGATGCTACATTTGCATATCCAAATCCTGTAAATCAAGGTGGAGATTTATTCATAAACCTAGAAAAGTTTACAAAAGATGATAAGATAAAATTGTTAGTTAATGATATTACTGGAAAAATAGTATACCAGAAAGAAGTAGTTGGTGGAGAATCTGAAACAATTTCTACAGAAAAACTTAAAACTGGTATTTATTTAATTACCATAAAAAATAACAAAAATTTAAAGACTTATAAAATAATAGTAAATTAA
- a CDS encoding sulfatase family protein: MKSLQIRFFTVLFFSILILNCKSSKESSSVKKETKKPLNVVLILMDDQGYDTSVDGMKGFETPNFDSFSKQGIRFTNAYASVPSCSPSRSSINTGMFPHSNGHWRNTITPSLQDGDEAFSRQAKRVDKVGIHEYIKTLPEILKENGFFTAITQKFHMSPPWKFPYSDRDPVHNNPAEYKKVITEFIKKSGNKPFFFQVNISPPHRNFDAHMKKFPEYMVDPDKIIVPDYLPDTPMMREDLSKYYGCIQLADACAGAVIETLKEKGEFENTLIIFTSDQGQPYHRAKASAYSEGLHVPYVVFGPNILKGKVSEALISHVDIMPTILSFLNLPIPETVQGKSLLPVLNGKQEKVAGRKYIFAEHNSHGPDPREHYPSRVVFDGRFYFIKNLMPKKTYLLPADLREYKGWSNKSYDATVLAKETHPMQYNLLRTLEKGRPAEELYDMQNDTYQLVNLANKLAYKDKKIELRKALNIWRKETGDLVNNPKNIKTRQLSK, from the coding sequence ATGAAATCTTTACAAATTCGTTTTTTTACAGTCTTATTTTTTTCAATTTTAATACTGAATTGTAAATCTTCAAAAGAATCTTCGTCAGTAAAAAAAGAAACTAAAAAACCATTAAATGTTGTTTTAATTTTAATGGATGACCAAGGTTATGATACCTCTGTAGATGGTATGAAAGGATTTGAAACACCTAACTTTGATTCTTTTTCTAAACAAGGTATACGTTTTACAAATGCATATGCCTCTGTACCCTCTTGCTCTCCCAGCAGAAGCTCAATAAACACCGGTATGTTTCCGCACTCAAACGGACATTGGAGAAATACCATAACACCAAGTTTACAAGATGGAGACGAGGCTTTTAGTAGACAGGCAAAAAGAGTAGATAAGGTTGGTATACATGAATACATAAAAACATTACCAGAAATATTAAAAGAAAATGGTTTTTTTACTGCTATAACTCAAAAGTTCCACATGAGTCCACCTTGGAAATTCCCTTATTCAGATAGAGACCCTGTACATAACAACCCTGCTGAATACAAGAAAGTAATTACAGAATTTATAAAAAAATCGGGAAATAAACCATTCTTTTTTCAGGTAAATATTTCCCCTCCACATAGAAATTTTGATGCCCACATGAAAAAATTTCCAGAATATATGGTTGACCCAGACAAAATTATTGTGCCAGATTATTTACCAGATACACCAATGATGAGAGAGGATTTGAGTAAGTATTACGGTTGTATTCAATTAGCAGATGCATGCGCAGGTGCAGTTATTGAAACGCTAAAAGAGAAAGGAGAATTTGAAAATACTTTGATTATTTTTACATCAGATCAAGGGCAACCTTATCACAGAGCCAAAGCTTCTGCTTATTCAGAAGGTTTGCATGTACCTTACGTAGTTTTTGGACCAAATATTTTAAAAGGAAAAGTTTCTGAGGCATTAATTTCTCATGTAGATATTATGCCTACAATTTTAAGTTTTTTAAACTTACCAATTCCAGAAACTGTGCAAGGAAAATCTCTGCTACCTGTTTTAAATGGAAAACAAGAAAAAGTAGCTGGCAGGAAATACATATTTGCAGAGCACAATTCTCATGGTCCAGATCCAAGAGAGCATTATCCCAGTCGAGTTGTTTTTGATGGGCGTTTTTATTTTATTAAAAATTTAATGCCGAAAAAAACGTATTTATTACCTGCAGACTTAAGGGAATATAAAGGCTGGAGTAATAAAAGTTATGACGCCACTGTTTTAGCAAAGGAAACCCATCCAATGCAATATAATTTATTACGTACTTTAGAAAAAGGAAGACCTGCAGAAGAATTGTATGATATGCAAAATGATACTTATCAATTAGTAAATTTGGCAAATAAATTAGCATATAAAGACAAAAAAATTGAACTAAGAAAAGCTTTAAACATATGGCGAAAAGAAACAGGAGATTTAGTAAATAATCCAAAAAACATTAAAACAAGGCAATTATCTAAATAA
- a CDS encoding sulfatase-like hydrolase/transferase, which translates to MKLNIKLLFLFILVTLTGFAQNKKPNIILIVADDLGYSDVSSFGGEIPTPNIDNLAENGTRFTKFYVSPMCVTSRVAIIAGLEFQAAGRNNFPKGESIAKLMRAEGYTTNLVGKNHGMDKLKIGTENDFGFDHFYGFTGGQINSFTGKGNAKWQDDGKIFSHIELPKDFYATKNFTDYAIKYMVEAIKKDKPFFSMISYNAPHSPLDAPEKNVRKFYDPENGVNVYKKGWNKLREERLERMIKMGIVAKDTKLPKLGVEIPDWDLLPETSNKHWEIQKNFEALSRSAYAGMVDNMDENIGRITAFLKDPNNDGNTKDSQLENTLIIFISDNGGCYAGLHTNRKALPWSEQNRGAGFTTNYGWAALSNTPFTSYKHGSKEGAIRSPMIMHWPKGLKLKKNSINKKMIRIWDLYPTFLELSGAKYSNEKKELQGKSILPLIKNEKFEEEKFFVSTFYRSKGIIKGDWKLVSFYDSPFELYNLKNDPTETENIRAKHQFKYKELLKAWNNYTQKHGFANNKQWNMPTGNKKRGFGFDRVKNMMVKASPEFMEDNVSINQKLSFTFQGEISFVNTKGRKIRLQKYGCSEIIWSNDLDTNSNYEGKNEIVFKDFPILEPNTHYYITWDAGWVKIKQNGKLRPIQAVKESAYAYRFRTSAN; encoded by the coding sequence ATGAAACTAAACATAAAATTGTTATTCCTTTTTATTTTAGTCACTTTAACTGGGTTTGCTCAAAATAAAAAACCTAATATTATTTTAATTGTTGCAGACGATTTAGGATATAGTGATGTAAGTTCTTTTGGAGGAGAAATACCAACACCAAATATTGATAATTTAGCAGAAAATGGTACACGTTTTACAAAGTTTTATGTTTCGCCAATGTGTGTTACCAGTAGAGTTGCCATTATTGCTGGTTTAGAATTTCAAGCAGCTGGTAGAAATAATTTTCCAAAAGGAGAAAGCATAGCAAAATTAATGCGAGCAGAAGGTTACACAACTAACTTAGTAGGAAAAAACCATGGAATGGATAAACTTAAAATTGGTACAGAAAATGATTTTGGTTTTGATCATTTTTATGGCTTTACAGGCGGACAAATAAATAGTTTTACAGGAAAAGGAAATGCAAAATGGCAAGACGATGGTAAAATATTTTCACATATAGAATTACCCAAAGATTTTTACGCTACCAAAAACTTTACCGATTATGCCATAAAATATATGGTTGAAGCCATAAAAAAAGACAAACCTTTTTTTAGCATGATTTCTTATAATGCACCACATAGCCCATTAGATGCACCAGAAAAAAATGTGCGTAAATTTTACGATCCAGAAAACGGTGTAAATGTTTATAAAAAAGGTTGGAACAAATTGCGTGAAGAACGGTTAGAAAGAATGATAAAAATGGGAATTGTAGCTAAAGACACTAAACTCCCAAAATTGGGTGTAGAAATTCCTGATTGGGATTTATTACCAGAAACATCAAACAAACATTGGGAAATTCAGAAAAATTTTGAAGCTTTATCAAGAAGTGCTTATGCTGGTATGGTAGATAATATGGACGAAAATATTGGTAGAATTACTGCCTTTTTAAAAGACCCGAATAATGATGGAAATACAAAAGACAGTCAATTAGAAAACACGCTAATTATTTTTATTTCAGACAATGGTGGTTGTTATGCAGGTTTGCACACCAACAGAAAAGCATTGCCTTGGAGTGAGCAAAACAGAGGCGCAGGTTTTACTACCAATTATGGTTGGGCAGCTTTAAGTAACACACCTTTTACTTCATATAAACATGGTAGTAAAGAGGGTGCAATTCGTTCTCCAATGATTATGCATTGGCCAAAAGGTTTAAAATTGAAGAAGAATTCTATCAATAAAAAAATGATTAGAATTTGGGATTTATATCCAACTTTTTTAGAATTATCTGGCGCAAAATATTCAAACGAGAAAAAAGAATTGCAAGGAAAAAGTATTTTACCTTTAATTAAAAACGAAAAATTTGAGGAAGAAAAATTTTTTGTTTCTACTTTCTATCGCTCTAAAGGAATCATAAAAGGAGATTGGAAGTTGGTTAGTTTTTATGATAGTCCGTTTGAGTTATATAATTTAAAAAACGACCCAACAGAAACAGAAAACATTCGTGCAAAACATCAATTTAAGTATAAAGAATTACTAAAAGCATGGAATAATTACACCCAAAAACATGGTTTTGCAAACAATAAACAGTGGAATATGCCAACAGGCAATAAAAAACGTGGTTTTGGTTTTGATAGAGTAAAAAATATGATGGTAAAAGCTTCTCCAGAATTTATGGAAGATAATGTTTCTATCAACCAAAAATTAAGTTTTACCTTTCAGGGAGAGATAAGTTTTGTAAATACTAAAGGCAGAAAAATAAGACTTCAGAAATACGGATGCTCAGAAATTATTTGGTCTAATGATTTGGATACAAACTCTAATTATGAAGGGAAAAATGAGATTGTTTTTAAGGACTTCCCTATTCTAGAACCCAATACTCATTACTATATAACTTGGGATGCTGGTTGGGTAAAAATTAAACAGAACGGAAAATTAAGACCAATTCAAGCTGTTAAAGAAAGTGCGTATGCATATCGATTTAGAACCTCTGCAAATTGA
- a CDS encoding family 78 glycoside hydrolase catalytic domain, whose amino-acid sequence MKKAYLISLLLLFLGQTLIYSQLPPVFNAEDEASANHSEMVRTYLIPKRIVWKSDETGSYIKNEETLLQKGNGQVAVNDQNLFRLISSKEHKPGILLDFGKELNGGVKISMGIRPSKTPLKLRVRFGESVSEAMSDIGGKSNATNEHSLRDFIVEVPWLGSIEIGETGFRFLRIDVVEANENAPIKSVEAAFVYRDLDYLGSFESNNKRLNDIWMTGAYTVHLNMQNYLWDGIKRDRLVWVGDMHPEVMTINTVFGKNSIVSKSLDLARDQHPLPQWMNTISSYSMWWLIIHKNWFDYHGDLDYLKEQETYMIALLDQLSTFIDKDNKEILNGGRFLDWPTSTDPKAVHAGLQAMMIMTFEAGSEMMETLGRNDLKKKYQKISKRLKKHIPEGNTSKQAASLMVLADLVKAKKINTEILKKNGVENMSTFYGYYILEAMAKAGDYQGAIDVISEYWGGMLDLGATTFWEDFNIAEGKISGRIDELSETDKSDIHSDFGDFCYVGLRHSLAHGWASGPTAWLTQYVLGVNVENGGNTITVKPHLGDLEFVKGTFPTKFGILKVSHTRQPNGKIVTKIDAPEGLKVKQ is encoded by the coding sequence ATGAAAAAAGCATATTTAATTTCGCTGTTATTATTATTTCTAGGACAGACTTTAATTTATTCACAATTACCACCTGTTTTCAATGCTGAAGATGAAGCAAGTGCAAACCATTCAGAGATGGTAAGAACTTATTTAATACCAAAAAGAATTGTATGGAAATCTGATGAAACTGGCAGTTATATTAAAAATGAAGAAACTCTTTTACAAAAAGGTAATGGTCAAGTAGCTGTTAATGATCAGAATTTATTTAGATTGATCAGTAGTAAAGAGCATAAACCAGGTATTTTATTAGATTTCGGTAAAGAATTAAACGGAGGTGTTAAAATTTCTATGGGTATCAGGCCATCAAAAACGCCACTAAAGTTAAGAGTTCGCTTTGGCGAGTCTGTTTCTGAGGCAATGTCAGATATTGGAGGTAAATCAAATGCGACAAATGAGCATTCATTAAGAGATTTTATAGTAGAAGTGCCTTGGCTAGGTTCTATAGAAATTGGTGAAACAGGATTTAGGTTTTTAAGAATTGATGTTGTTGAAGCTAATGAAAATGCACCCATAAAATCTGTTGAAGCTGCTTTTGTTTACAGAGATTTAGATTATTTAGGTTCTTTTGAAAGTAATAACAAACGTTTAAATGATATTTGGATGACTGGTGCATACACAGTGCACTTAAACATGCAAAACTATCTTTGGGATGGAATTAAAAGAGACAGATTAGTTTGGGTTGGAGACATGCATCCAGAAGTTATGACAATTAATACCGTTTTTGGAAAAAACAGTATTGTTTCAAAAAGTTTAGACTTGGCAAGAGACCAACACCCTTTGCCACAGTGGATGAACACAATCAGTTCTTATTCTATGTGGTGGCTAATTATTCATAAAAATTGGTTCGATTATCATGGGGATTTAGATTATTTAAAAGAGCAAGAAACTTATATGATTGCTTTATTAGATCAATTAAGTACGTTTATAGATAAAGATAATAAAGAGATTTTAAATGGTGGTCGTTTTTTAGATTGGCCAACAAGCACAGATCCAAAAGCTGTGCATGCAGGTTTGCAAGCAATGATGATTATGACTTTTGAAGCCGGTTCTGAAATGATGGAAACGTTAGGTAGAAATGATTTGAAAAAGAAATATCAAAAAATATCTAAACGCTTAAAAAAGCATATCCCAGAAGGCAATACCTCTAAACAAGCAGCATCTTTAATGGTGTTAGCAGATTTAGTAAAAGCTAAAAAAATTAATACCGAAATTTTAAAGAAAAATGGCGTAGAAAATATGTCTACTTTCTACGGTTATTATATTTTGGAGGCTATGGCTAAAGCCGGAGATTATCAAGGTGCAATAGATGTGATTAGTGAATATTGGGGAGGAATGTTAGATTTAGGAGCCACTACTTTTTGGGAAGATTTTAATATAGCAGAAGGTAAGATAAGTGGTAGAATAGATGAGCTTTCAGAAACAGATAAAAGTGATATTCATTCTGATTTTGGAGATTTTTGTTATGTAGGTTTACGCCATAGTTTAGCTCATGGCTGGGCTAGTGGGCCTACCGCATGGCTAACTCAATACGTATTGGGTGTTAATGTTGAAAATGGAGGGAATACTATTACAGTAAAACCACATTTGGGAGATTTAGAATTTGTAAAAGGAACCTTTCCAACAAAATTTGGTATATTAAAAGTTAGTCATACCAGACAGCCTAACGGAAAAATAGTTACTAAAATTGATGCTCCTGAGGGACTAAAAGTGAAGCAATAG
- a CDS encoding 3-keto-disaccharide hydrolase, translating into MMKRTKIYFKFKLSTIVNASMLLFLLFVMLSCAQTKKDEVLWVHLLDGNSLAGWTALSGNATYDIKNVVITGTTVIHTINTYLSSDVNYDNLILESEFKVHPEMNSGIQIRSNSFPYYQGGNVHGYQFEIDPSKRTWSAGIFDQSKRGWLHPVTKNIEVQNAFKQNDWNHYRIETINDSIKTWINGVPASFLIDDKTASGFISLQVHSIAPNQKEGTEKQWRNTNILTENLEKHLLKTPLTPIVTKNKLTKREKETGWKMLRDGLSTKCWRDAKLDHFPKQALIDFRDRILEDAEPEPNMVRSTKAAISV; encoded by the coding sequence ATGATGAAAAGAACAAAAATATACTTCAAATTTAAATTAAGCACTATTGTTAATGCTTCAATGCTGTTATTTCTTTTGTTTGTTATGTTGAGTTGTGCTCAAACCAAAAAAGATGAAGTTCTTTGGGTACATTTATTAGACGGAAATAGTTTGGCTGGCTGGACAGCTCTTAGCGGAAATGCAACATATGATATTAAAAACGTTGTCATAACTGGCACCACAGTAATACACACGATAAACACGTATTTATCTAGTGATGTAAATTACGACAATCTTATATTAGAATCAGAATTTAAAGTACATCCAGAGATGAATTCCGGTATTCAAATTAGAAGTAATAGTTTTCCTTATTATCAAGGCGGAAATGTTCACGGTTATCAATTTGAAATTGATCCTTCAAAACGAACCTGGAGTGCAGGAATTTTTGATCAAAGTAAAAGAGGTTGGTTACATCCTGTAACTAAAAATATAGAGGTGCAGAATGCGTTTAAACAAAATGATTGGAATCACTATAGAATTGAAACCATAAATGATAGCATTAAAACATGGATAAATGGTGTACCTGCGTCTTTTTTAATAGACGATAAAACGGCTTCAGGTTTTATTTCATTACAAGTCCATTCTATTGCTCCAAATCAAAAGGAAGGCACAGAAAAACAGTGGAGAAACACAAACATTTTAACCGAAAACTTAGAAAAACACCTTTTAAAAACACCACTTACACCTATTGTAACCAAAAATAAACTAACCAAAAGAGAAAAAGAAACAGGTTGGAAAATGTTAAGGGATGGTCTATCTACAAAGTGTTGGCGAGACGCAAAATTAGATCACTTTCCAAAACAAGCACTTATAGATTTTAGAGATAGAATTCTAGAAGATGCAGAACCAGAACCTAACATGGTCCGTAGTACTAAGGCAGCTATTAGTGTATAA
- a CDS encoding sulfatase family protein yields the protein MKSLSQLFIILFVLILSSCQQKNESKETKSKLEKRPNIIFLMDDQHRYDALGMLNPQVITPTLDRLAKEGVFYSQAVCQAPMCVPSRNSMMLGLYPNQTGVYRNSDGIKDEDLPVKTMAEYFRDAGYETAGFGKTHWGKFKTSTRGFETRYVSEIKEDGAISMAEMNPEAKQKYDAEIANMGPGEENNLGYLGFTSKLEEEEHRDGWITKQVLNYINKRNDERPLFLYLSYMKPHAGHNVPKGYEDLYNVDAISYATQPNWNKDKSPHSKGVNRRDMYESYWKNASKEDWQLMTMRYYANVTWIDDMMGRTLDALKEKGLLENTLIVYTSDHGEMLGERYYKFNKYNLYEASVRVPMILSGTALPAKVKRNSIDSLSAENIDLLPTLLSFVNIKQDNLLLGENLLSNNRNEASFSALHERSGEAAFMWRTKKHKLILVFNRKENAGNYTVEDIINGEFYDLRQDNKEWNNKYNTSKYLKYQKKYTNQLISHLNKMVQN from the coding sequence ATGAAATCATTATCACAATTATTTATAATTTTATTTGTTTTAATACTCAGTTCTTGTCAACAAAAAAACGAGAGCAAAGAAACAAAATCTAAGCTAGAAAAACGACCAAATATCATTTTCTTAATGGATGATCAACACCGATATGACGCTTTAGGAATGTTAAATCCACAAGTGATTACGCCAACATTAGACCGTTTGGCTAAAGAAGGCGTGTTCTATAGTCAGGCAGTTTGCCAAGCACCAATGTGTGTGCCAAGTAGAAACTCTATGATGTTAGGTTTGTATCCAAATCAAACGGGTGTGTATCGTAATAGCGATGGTATAAAAGACGAAGATTTGCCAGTTAAAACTATGGCAGAGTATTTTAGAGATGCAGGTTATGAAACCGCAGGTTTTGGAAAAACACATTGGGGGAAATTTAAAACTAGCACTAGAGGTTTTGAGACGCGTTACGTTTCTGAAATAAAAGAAGATGGAGCCATTAGTATGGCAGAAATGAATCCTGAAGCCAAACAAAAATACGATGCTGAAATCGCTAATATGGGACCTGGTGAAGAAAATAATTTAGGCTATTTAGGCTTTACGAGTAAACTCGAAGAAGAAGAACACAGAGATGGCTGGATTACAAAACAAGTATTGAATTACATAAATAAAAGAAATGATGAAAGACCTTTGTTTTTGTATTTATCATACATGAAGCCTCATGCAGGGCACAATGTACCAAAAGGTTATGAAGATTTGTATAATGTAGATGCTATTAGCTATGCTACGCAACCTAATTGGAATAAAGATAAATCACCACACTCTAAAGGTGTGAACAGACGTGATATGTATGAGAGTTATTGGAAAAACGCCTCTAAAGAAGATTGGCAATTAATGACTATGCGTTATTATGCTAATGTTACTTGGATTGATGATATGATGGGGAGAACTCTAGACGCTCTAAAAGAAAAAGGTCTACTAGAAAATACACTAATCGTGTATACATCAGATCATGGTGAGATGTTAGGTGAACGTTACTATAAATTCAATAAGTATAATTTATACGAGGCAAGTGTTAGAGTGCCAATGATTTTATCAGGTACTGCTTTACCGGCTAAAGTTAAGAGAAACTCAATAGATAGTCTTTCTGCAGAAAATATAGACTTGCTGCCTACGTTATTAAGTTTTGTAAATATTAAACAAGACAATTTACTGTTAGGAGAAAACTTACTCTCAAACAATAGAAATGAAGCATCTTTTTCAGCACTTCATGAGAGGTCTGGTGAAGCTGCTTTTATGTGGAGAACAAAAAAACATAAACTTATATTAGTTTTTAATAGAAAAGAAAATGCGGGTAATTATACTGTTGAAGATATTATTAATGGAGAGTTTTATGATTTAAGACAGGATAACAAAGAATGGAATAATAAATACAATACCAGTAAATACTTGAAATATCAGAAAAAATATACTAATCAATTAATATCTCATCTAAATAAAATGGTTCAAAATTAG